A genome region from Maridesulfovibrio salexigens DSM 2638 includes the following:
- a CDS encoding FIST signal transduction protein has translation MHIELEQTGSVQSLATILKNTAARDEVNGIIVFACDKNGFKPENVDQIFKECPVPLMGGIFPGIIHQKERLETGTIVISLSKKPEISIIKGMSDPDTDFMDPLNHIFANDNIPETIFILTDGFASRISSFINAMFTHIGIERNIIGGGTGSLSLKRQPIISNQGLLEDAAIIGLLDTQSTVNISHGWNPIKGPFKVTEADRNIIKTINWMPAFSIYREVIREHSGKYITPENFSHIAMSYPFGISSMCSDPIVRDPVMVDEAGALTCVGEIMEGSFVDILHGNTESLIKASSQISTCKPGFSLGDNSVGLVVDCISRALFLKDKFEHELKALHLPDIPLLGFLSFGEIATQEKQSLEFHNKTTALAILEEL, from the coding sequence ATGCATATTGAATTGGAACAAACAGGCAGTGTGCAATCCCTTGCAACGATACTGAAAAATACAGCAGCACGGGATGAAGTGAATGGAATAATCGTTTTTGCCTGCGATAAAAACGGATTTAAACCCGAAAATGTAGACCAGATATTTAAAGAATGTCCTGTTCCGCTTATGGGAGGCATATTTCCGGGCATAATCCATCAAAAAGAAAGATTGGAAACTGGTACCATTGTGATCAGCCTTTCCAAGAAGCCAGAGATATCCATAATCAAAGGAATGAGCGATCCTGATACTGATTTCATGGATCCCTTGAATCATATATTTGCAAACGACAACATTCCGGAAACCATCTTTATTCTAACAGATGGTTTTGCCAGCCGGATTTCGTCATTTATTAATGCAATGTTCACCCACATCGGTATTGAACGCAACATCATCGGGGGAGGCACCGGATCACTGAGCCTTAAAAGACAACCCATCATCAGCAATCAGGGATTACTGGAAGATGCAGCCATAATCGGCTTACTGGACACTCAAAGCACAGTGAATATCAGCCACGGCTGGAATCCCATCAAAGGACCTTTCAAAGTAACGGAAGCAGACCGTAACATCATCAAAACAATCAACTGGATGCCTGCGTTCAGCATCTACAGAGAAGTCATCCGCGAGCATTCCGGAAAATATATTACTCCAGAGAACTTCTCCCACATTGCCATGTCCTATCCATTCGGAATTTCGAGCATGTGCAGTGATCCAATTGTCCGTGACCCGGTGATGGTCGATGAAGCAGGGGCTTTGACCTGTGTAGGTGAGATAATGGAAGGATCCTTTGTAGACATCCTCCACGGCAATACGGAATCCCTGATTAAAGCATCAAGCCAGATCTCCACCTGCAAACCCGGATTCAGCTTAGGTGATAACTCAGTGGGCCTTGTTGTAGACTGTATTTCAAGGGCTCTATTTCTCAAAGACAAGTTCGAGCATGAACTGAAAGCCCTGCATCTCCCGGATATACCTCTGCTTGGTTTTCTGTCTTTCGGGGAAATAGCCACTCAGGAAAAACAATCATTGGAATTTCATAACAAGACAACTGCTTTGGCCATATTGGAGGAATTGTGA
- a CDS encoding PAS domain-containing protein yields MSIRIQEQLLYEIAMSVGKSMDLETMLSTAISTYLRRLCCMSARIILQDKDSLSFDKAFSIPMKEKQRSAFDDFSAKISSCETEDQLSNLRESLPLHTSFEGDHYYLMNLPEAGFLMIGKGLYPLPHSMLKSLQKINIRLAESIISCQTHRNNEILNEKLQNQIREREKAEQAILEERQKYRVIFDNSPLGVIYFDHEGVIRDCNPKFMELMGSTKKELIGFSTAKKGTPEMREVMDKALNGESAIYEGNYISVTGNKKMYIRAVFNPVSPGKTTTEVIATVEQLGEFREE; encoded by the coding sequence GTGAGCATCAGGATCCAAGAACAACTTCTTTATGAAATAGCCATGTCAGTTGGTAAAAGCATGGACCTTGAAACAATGCTTTCAACTGCAATTTCAACATACCTGCGGCGCCTATGCTGTATGAGTGCGAGGATTATACTGCAAGACAAGGATTCACTTTCCTTCGACAAAGCATTTTCCATTCCCATGAAAGAAAAGCAGCGATCTGCATTTGATGATTTCAGCGCAAAAATTTCAAGCTGTGAAACAGAAGATCAACTAAGTAATCTTAGGGAAAGCCTTCCCCTGCACACTTCTTTTGAAGGGGACCACTACTATCTTATGAATCTGCCTGAAGCTGGATTCCTAATGATCGGGAAAGGTCTTTATCCCCTTCCGCACTCGATGCTTAAATCATTGCAAAAAATCAACATCAGGTTGGCTGAATCAATAATTTCCTGCCAGACGCACCGGAACAATGAAATATTAAATGAAAAGCTCCAAAACCAGATCAGGGAAAGGGAAAAGGCCGAACAGGCTATATTGGAAGAAAGGCAAAAATACAGGGTAATATTTGATAACTCACCGCTTGGCGTTATCTACTTCGACCACGAAGGAGTTATCAGGGACTGTAATCCCAAATTTATGGAGCTTATGGGATCAACAAAAAAAGAATTAATAGGCTTTAGTACCGCAAAAAAAGGTACTCCTGAAATGAGAGAGGTAATGGATAAAGCATTGAATGGTGAGTCTGCCATCTATGAAGGCAATTACATCTCCGTAACGGGAAATAAGAAAATGTATATCAGAGCGGTCTTTAACCCTGTTTCACCGGGCAAAACAACAACTGAAGTTATTGCGACAGTGGAGCAGCTTGGGGAATTCCGGGAAGAATAA
- a CDS encoding response regulator yields MAHILVLDDVVDAGILLKRILERKGHKVSVFSEEEEALSFVSDSDVELAILDIKLKKMTGVEVLEEMKKLMPELKVIMLTGYPTLETARESLKHGANEYCVKPIDKEELELKVEDVLAR; encoded by the coding sequence ATGGCACATATTCTTGTTCTTGATGACGTTGTTGACGCGGGAATACTTCTCAAGCGAATTCTTGAACGCAAAGGGCACAAAGTCAGTGTTTTTTCTGAGGAAGAGGAGGCTCTTTCTTTTGTTTCTGACAGCGATGTTGAACTGGCTATCCTCGATATTAAATTAAAGAAGATGACCGGGGTTGAAGTGCTTGAAGAGATGAAAAAGCTTATGCCGGAATTGAAGGTGATCATGCTTACAGGATATCCGACCCTTGAGACTGCCCGTGAATCACTTAAGCATGGAGCCAATGAATATTGCGTCAAACCCATTGATAAAGAAGAGCTTGAGCTTAAGGTAGAGGATGTTCTGGCCCGCTGA
- a CDS encoding sodium-dependent transporter, which produces MQKRETWGSRSGFILAAVGSAIGLGNIWRFPYMVYENGGGAFLIPYFVAMLAAGIPFMILEFGLGQKFKGSAPKIFSSISKKWEWLGWWQVVVSFIIASYYVVVIAWAMNYVGLAFTQGWGDAPKDFFFGSFLGLTDSPMNMGNVQGSIFLATAAAWAFTFIALFTGVKAGIERVNKVFMPLLFLLVFIFIGRGLMLPGAMDGINWLFKPDFSAIMDGKVWADAFGQIFFSLSIGFGIMLSYSSYLPKESDINNNACMTVFINCGFSIISGIMIFSVLGYMAQQQGVPISEVAGAGVGLAFITLPTAINLMPAPVFFGVLFFLALVVAGLSSMISINEVITSSVIDKFGVSRKKAVAICCSLGFLVSIVFTTGGGLLLLDIVDHFVNNFGILIGGFIEIVFVAWFCNLDEMRVHVNKTSEISVGSLWLNSLRFVVPAMLGFMIVTNFIGDLSKNYGGYSNTAIVAFGWATLALCLAVGFALSSQDRAFANVSSTNSSFLKRR; this is translated from the coding sequence ATGCAAAAAAGAGAAACATGGGGTTCCCGTTCCGGCTTTATTCTTGCCGCCGTGGGCTCTGCAATCGGATTGGGTAACATCTGGCGTTTTCCCTACATGGTTTATGAAAACGGTGGTGGTGCATTCCTCATCCCTTATTTCGTAGCAATGCTTGCTGCGGGTATCCCATTCATGATCCTTGAATTCGGTCTCGGCCAGAAATTCAAGGGTTCCGCGCCAAAAATTTTCTCATCCATTTCCAAAAAATGGGAATGGCTCGGCTGGTGGCAGGTAGTGGTTTCATTCATCATTGCCTCTTATTACGTTGTAGTTATCGCATGGGCGATGAACTACGTGGGCCTTGCCTTCACTCAAGGATGGGGAGACGCTCCCAAGGATTTCTTCTTCGGAAGCTTCCTTGGTCTGACCGATTCCCCCATGAACATGGGTAATGTGCAGGGTTCCATCTTCCTGGCAACCGCCGCAGCCTGGGCATTCACTTTTATTGCCCTGTTTACCGGAGTCAAAGCCGGTATTGAAAGGGTCAACAAAGTATTTATGCCCCTTCTCTTCCTGCTTGTGTTTATCTTCATCGGAAGAGGTCTGATGCTCCCCGGAGCAATGGACGGTATCAACTGGCTCTTCAAGCCGGACTTTTCCGCCATCATGGATGGTAAAGTCTGGGCTGATGCATTCGGCCAGATCTTCTTCAGTCTCTCCATCGGGTTTGGTATCATGCTCTCTTACTCCAGCTACCTGCCCAAAGAGTCCGACATCAACAACAACGCCTGCATGACTGTTTTCATCAACTGCGGATTCAGCATAATCTCCGGTATCATGATCTTCAGCGTGCTAGGCTACATGGCCCAGCAGCAGGGTGTTCCCATCAGTGAAGTTGCCGGTGCAGGTGTAGGCCTTGCCTTCATCACCCTGCCCACCGCAATCAACCTGATGCCCGCGCCTGTATTCTTCGGCGTGCTCTTCTTCCTGGCACTCGTTGTTGCCGGTCTCTCTTCCATGATCTCCATTAACGAAGTTATTACTTCCTCCGTGATCGACAAATTCGGTGTTTCCCGTAAGAAAGCTGTGGCAATATGCTGTTCACTCGGTTTTCTGGTCAGCATCGTTTTCACTACCGGCGGCGGTCTGCTTCTGCTTGATATCGTTGACCACTTCGTCAACAACTTCGGTATTCTCATTGGCGGTTTCATTGAAATCGTATTTGTAGCATGGTTCTGCAATCTCGATGAAATGCGCGTTCACGTTAACAAAACCTCCGAAATCTCCGTTGGTTCCCTGTGGCTGAACAGCCTGCGCTTCGTTGTTCCGGCAATGCTCGGTTTCATGATCGTGACCAACTTCATCGGTGATCTCTCCAAGAACTACGGTGGATACTCCAACACAGCCATTGTTGCATTCGGCTGGGCAACTCTTGCCCTCTGCCTTGCAGTCGGCTTCGCACTGTCCTCTCAGGACCGCGCATTTGCTAATGTATCTTCCACCAACAGCAGCTTCCTCAAAAGGAGATAA
- a CDS encoding MetS family NSS transporter small subunit produces MTTSAIIMMLFGLGITWGGAIACFRIAFKNK; encoded by the coding sequence ATGACTACCAGCGCAATCATCATGATGCTCTTCGGCCTCGGTATTACCTGGGGCGGAGCAATCGCCTGCTTCCGCATTGCTTTTAAAAACAAATAG
- a CDS encoding nitroreductase family protein gives MDVFEAIHSRRSIRKFEDKAVSEEDIKDILGAAMMAPSAGNAQPWQFVVVDDREKLNAVPDINEYAAMAKNAPLGILVCGDLSLEKYAGYWVQDCSAAIQNLLLATHAKGLGAVWTGIHPIEERVEGFKKLFNLPEQVIPLGFMVIGHPKQEPKRKDRYKEERVHRNSW, from the coding sequence ATGGATGTATTTGAAGCAATCCACTCCCGCAGAAGCATTAGAAAATTCGAAGATAAAGCTGTATCCGAAGAAGACATTAAAGATATTCTCGGCGCAGCTATGATGGCACCCAGTGCGGGAAATGCTCAGCCCTGGCAGTTTGTCGTTGTGGATGACCGTGAAAAACTTAATGCCGTTCCAGACATTAACGAATACGCCGCAATGGCCAAGAATGCCCCTTTAGGCATCCTTGTCTGCGGAGATCTCAGTCTTGAGAAATACGCCGGATATTGGGTGCAGGATTGCTCAGCAGCCATCCAGAATCTGCTGCTGGCTACTCACGCCAAAGGACTCGGCGCAGTCTGGACCGGAATCCACCCCATTGAAGAAAGAGTCGAAGGCTTTAAAAAACTGTTTAATCTTCCCGAACAGGTCATCCCGCTGGGCTTTATGGTGATCGGCCATCCCAAACAGGAACCTAAACGGAAAGATCGCTACAAAGAAGAAAGAGTTCACCGCAACAGCTGGTAG
- a CDS encoding dienelactone hydrolase family protein: MQQPCKINHVHRDTELESIMLLPEGEGPFPAVLLFHEYTGLNEVTVNHAKRIAADGYAVLAADFYGISNRPANIDEARSTHRIYRNDRQLMRERAKACLAVLQDQAEVDPERIFVLGFSFGGGAALELARTGEKLKGAVSVYGYLDTSHPVAAGDIECPLLAVHVNNDPVVPEEHLLMFKQEMNAAEVIYDLIQLDNAHHGFANPKDAGFDAVLAEEMWNTLSSWLKDNK, from the coding sequence ATGCAGCAGCCATGTAAAATCAATCACGTTCACCGTGATACTGAACTTGAAAGTATTATGTTGTTGCCTGAAGGCGAAGGTCCGTTTCCTGCTGTTTTGCTTTTTCATGAATATACCGGCCTGAATGAAGTAACAGTTAATCATGCAAAGCGTATTGCAGCAGATGGTTATGCTGTGCTTGCCGCAGACTTTTATGGAATCAGCAACCGTCCTGCCAATATTGATGAAGCTCGCAGTACTCACCGTATTTACCGTAATGACCGTCAGCTCATGCGTGAACGGGCCAAAGCATGCCTGGCTGTTTTGCAGGATCAAGCGGAAGTTGATCCGGAGCGGATTTTTGTACTTGGGTTCTCTTTTGGCGGAGGTGCGGCTTTGGAGCTTGCCCGTACCGGAGAAAAATTGAAAGGTGCTGTTTCAGTGTACGGCTACCTAGACACCAGCCATCCGGTAGCAGCGGGAGATATTGAATGTCCTCTACTTGCCGTCCATGTAAATAACGATCCCGTAGTTCCAGAAGAGCATTTATTGATGTTTAAGCAAGAGATGAATGCTGCTGAAGTGATATATGATTTGATTCAGTTGGATAATGCACATCACGGTTTTGCCAATCCTAAAGATGCAGGGTTTGATGCAGTGCTTGCTGAAGAAATGTGGAATACGTTGTCTAGCTGGTTAAAAGATAATAAATAG
- a CDS encoding cation diffusion facilitator family transporter produces the protein MAESPQKYIYYSIAASIITMFLKTWAWYVTDSVGLLSDALETLVNLSAALFALATLTMALKPADERHAYGHGKAEYFSSGAEGMLILIAAVGIVYASVERFLSPAVPQNLGIGLGIALLSSVVNYVTAKIMLKGAEVHDSITLEADAKHLLTDVWTSIGLVAGLGIMLFTPPSWSFIDPVIAMIMAGNIVFTGFSLIKKSYSGLMDNALPHEELMTIDSAIRSCSGEDALYHGLRTRKAGSQRFVDFHLLLPGDSTLTESHDLCTEIEDCIKSDLNNCHVTIHVEPKEDVASYDCDEIGGLCGSMIRLKEKFGDKD, from the coding sequence ATGGCTGAATCTCCACAAAAGTACATTTACTACTCAATTGCGGCTTCAATTATCACCATGTTCCTTAAGACATGGGCATGGTACGTTACAGATTCCGTAGGTTTGCTTTCCGATGCATTGGAAACTTTGGTTAATCTTTCGGCTGCGCTATTTGCTTTGGCTACATTGACCATGGCTTTGAAGCCTGCTGATGAGCGGCATGCTTATGGACATGGGAAAGCAGAGTATTTTTCCAGTGGTGCTGAAGGGATGCTTATTTTGATTGCTGCAGTGGGGATTGTTTATGCATCGGTTGAAAGGTTTCTAAGTCCGGCTGTTCCGCAGAATTTAGGTATCGGGCTGGGCATAGCATTGCTTTCTTCTGTAGTGAATTATGTAACTGCCAAGATTATGCTTAAAGGAGCCGAGGTTCACGATTCCATTACTCTTGAAGCGGACGCAAAACATTTGCTGACTGATGTGTGGACCTCCATAGGGCTCGTTGCCGGATTGGGGATAATGCTTTTCACTCCTCCTTCATGGTCATTCATAGATCCTGTAATTGCCATGATCATGGCCGGGAATATTGTTTTTACAGGATTTTCATTGATTAAAAAGTCTTACTCCGGATTGATGGATAATGCTTTGCCCCACGAAGAGTTGATGACTATTGATTCAGCTATTCGCAGCTGTAGCGGAGAGGATGCTCTTTATCACGGGTTGCGGACACGTAAGGCCGGGTCACAACGTTTTGTGGATTTTCATCTGCTTCTTCCCGGAGATTCAACTCTTACCGAGTCTCATGATTTATGCACGGAGATTGAGGACTGTATCAAGTCGGATCTGAACAATTGCCATGTGACCATTCATGTTGAGCCGAAAGAAGATGTTGCTTCTTATGATTGTGACGAGATAGGCGGGCTTTGCGGATCCATGATCAGACTCAAGGAAAAGTTCGGAGATAAGGATTAA
- the sstT gene encoding serine/threonine transporter SstT: MTQSTNIFKRIASGSLVVQIMIGIAAGIALATVAPEAAKSISILGSLFVKGLKAVAPILVFVIVAASIANQKKGAHTNMRSIISLYLIGTFMSALVAVTMSFLMPTTLTLVATETSATPPGGIAEVLNTLLFKIVDNPVNALYSGNFIGILAWALALGFFFQHASDATKQVLNDLSEGVSRIVKLVIRFAPLGIFGLVSNTIATTGFSALAGYSHLIMVLLISMGTIALVINPAIVFLKTKRNPYPLVFTCLRESGITAFFTRSSAANIPVNMELCKKLDLHEDTYSVSIPLGATVNMGGAAITITVMTLAAVHTLGIQVDMATALLLSIIASVSACGASGVAGGSLLLIPLACSLFGVPNEISMQVVAAGFIVGVIQDSAETALNSSTDVIFTAASDIAAKNAETAAETVKA, from the coding sequence ATGACTCAATCAACTAACATCTTTAAACGCATTGCATCCGGCAGTCTGGTAGTACAGATCATGATCGGTATTGCAGCAGGTATCGCACTGGCAACCGTTGCTCCTGAAGCAGCAAAATCCATAAGCATTCTTGGCAGCCTTTTTGTTAAGGGCCTGAAAGCAGTTGCACCTATCCTGGTTTTCGTAATTGTTGCAGCATCCATCGCAAACCAGAAAAAAGGCGCGCACACCAACATGCGTTCCATTATTTCCCTGTACCTGATCGGAACATTCATGTCCGCACTGGTTGCTGTTACCATGAGCTTCCTGATGCCCACCACCCTTACCCTTGTTGCAACTGAAACCAGTGCAACTCCTCCCGGTGGTATTGCTGAAGTTCTGAACACCCTGCTTTTCAAAATAGTTGATAACCCGGTTAATGCTCTCTACTCCGGTAACTTCATCGGTATTCTCGCTTGGGCACTTGCACTCGGTTTCTTTTTCCAGCACGCAAGCGATGCAACCAAACAGGTTCTGAACGACCTTTCCGAAGGCGTTTCCAGAATCGTTAAGCTAGTTATCCGCTTTGCACCTCTGGGTATTTTCGGTCTGGTATCCAACACCATCGCCACTACCGGTTTTTCCGCACTGGCAGGATACAGCCACCTGATCATGGTACTGCTCATCTCCATGGGTACCATCGCTCTGGTAATCAACCCCGCAATCGTCTTCCTCAAGACCAAACGTAATCCTTATCCCCTCGTTTTCACCTGCCTGCGTGAAAGTGGTATCACCGCATTCTTTACCCGCAGCTCCGCAGCGAACATTCCGGTTAACATGGAACTTTGTAAGAAGCTCGACCTGCACGAAGATACTTACTCCGTATCCATCCCCCTCGGCGCTACCGTAAACATGGGCGGTGCAGCTATCACTATCACCGTTATGACCCTTGCTGCAGTACACACACTCGGCATTCAGGTTGATATGGCGACTGCTCTGCTGCTCAGCATCATCGCTTCCGTATCCGCATGTGGTGCTTCCGGTGTTGCCGGCGGTTCCCTGCTGCTGATCCCCCTTGCATGCTCCCTCTTCGGTGTTCCCAACGAAATCTCCATGCAGGTTGTTGCTGCAGGTTTCATCGTTGGTGTAATTCAGGACTCCGCTGAGACCGCACTGAACAGCTCCACAGACGTTATCTTCACCGCTGCTTCTGACATCGCAGCGAAGAACGCTGAAACTGCTGCTGAAACTGTAAAAGCATAA
- a CDS encoding DEAD/DEAH box helicase, translated as MHDQDRIQEYINSLLASPTMGDQVVHHRTMDGTDPSYGEPRRPFSPSVNSVLGFRNIEQLYSHQAEATDYARAGRNVVVATPTASGKTLTYNLPVLEQCLRDPDSHALYLFPLKALAQDQLKTFNEMAALLPEHARPEAAIYDGDTSPYRRKKIRDTPPAVILTNPEMLHLSMLPYHEKWAPFLAGLTHIVVDEVHTYRGVMGSHMAMVFRRLLRICKYYGANPSFIFSSATVGNPAELCHDLTGLEVNPITESGAASGKRNYIFFNPVVSPYSAAIQLLKAGLARGLRTIVYTQSRKMTELIAMWVNEKAGEYKDRISAYRAGFLPEERREIEQKMSSGELLAVISTSALELGIDIGGLDLCILVGYPGSVMATLQRGGRVGRSQRESAVILIGQEDALDQYFMRNPDDFFSRPAENAVLNPYNPVIMQRHLVCAAAELTLRDNDYLLRDEEIKKRVTELEKEGILLRNKRGDEIYSTRKRPHRDVSLRGAGSTMHIEDSANGTTIGTIDEVRAYSEAHEGAVYIHRGSTYCIKELDLGAKKIKAAKERVGYYTRARKNKSTEILEVYSQKKVFGIVMRFGRLRVTEQVTGYEKRAVKGGKLLGIVPLDMPPVVFETQGLWMEISPEIKRRAEEDFIHFMGGIHAVEHAAIGITPLLVLTDRNDLGGISTPMHEQVDGPAVFIYDGIPGGAGLTMQAFEQAEELLERTLQVIVDCECELGCPTCVHSPKCGSGNRPIDKAAAIYVLENMVNGQPPEKIEDLSMVLVPFGEDVKKEESSKEPKSFGVLDVETRRSAQDVGGWHKAERMGISIAVLYDSTEDKYFEYEEDQIPEMMERVQKLDLIIGFNIERFDYKVLSGIHPFNYKGLPTLDLLLKVYERLGYRLKLDNIAQATLDAAKSADGLQALEWWKEGRLDLITEYCKQDVAVTRDVYLFGKENGYVLFTNKEKKKVRLPVSW; from the coding sequence ATGCATGATCAAGACAGAATACAAGAATATATCAACTCTCTGCTCGCTTCACCTACCATGGGTGATCAGGTTGTCCACCACAGGACCATGGACGGAACAGATCCCTCCTATGGCGAACCGCGCCGCCCTTTTTCACCCTCGGTAAATTCCGTACTCGGATTCAGAAATATTGAGCAGCTGTATTCCCATCAGGCTGAGGCTACTGACTACGCCCGTGCCGGACGCAATGTTGTTGTGGCCACTCCTACAGCCAGCGGAAAAACCCTGACTTACAACCTGCCGGTGTTGGAACAATGTCTGCGTGATCCTGATTCCCACGCCCTTTACCTTTTCCCGCTCAAGGCCCTTGCGCAGGACCAGCTCAAGACCTTTAATGAAATGGCTGCCCTGCTCCCGGAACATGCACGTCCGGAAGCAGCCATCTATGACGGTGACACTTCCCCCTACAGACGCAAAAAAATACGCGATACCCCGCCCGCTGTAATTCTGACCAACCCTGAAATGCTGCATCTTTCCATGTTGCCGTACCATGAAAAATGGGCTCCCTTCCTTGCCGGACTGACCCACATCGTTGTTGATGAAGTCCACACCTACCGTGGGGTGATGGGATCGCACATGGCAATGGTTTTTCGCCGTCTGCTGCGCATATGTAAGTATTACGGAGCCAATCCTTCATTTATATTTTCCTCAGCAACCGTGGGCAATCCGGCTGAACTCTGCCACGACCTGACCGGACTGGAGGTAAATCCAATCACCGAATCCGGTGCAGCCTCCGGTAAACGCAACTACATATTTTTCAATCCTGTTGTTTCTCCTTACAGCGCTGCAATTCAGCTGCTTAAGGCCGGGCTTGCGCGAGGACTAAGGACCATCGTCTACACCCAGTCGCGCAAGATGACCGAGCTTATCGCTATGTGGGTCAATGAGAAGGCCGGGGAATACAAGGACCGCATCAGCGCCTACCGAGCTGGATTCCTGCCCGAGGAACGGCGAGAAATTGAGCAGAAGATGTCTTCCGGGGAATTGCTGGCTGTAATCTCTACCAGCGCCCTTGAACTGGGCATTGATATCGGCGGACTCGATCTCTGCATCCTCGTGGGATATCCCGGCTCAGTAATGGCAACCCTCCAGCGCGGAGGCCGCGTAGGACGCAGCCAGCGTGAATCAGCTGTAATCCTCATCGGGCAGGAGGATGCCCTCGATCAATATTTCATGCGCAACCCGGATGATTTCTTTTCCCGTCCTGCAGAAAACGCAGTGCTCAATCCTTACAATCCGGTAATCATGCAACGGCATCTGGTCTGCGCCGCGGCGGAACTCACCCTGCGCGATAACGACTATCTGCTCCGTGATGAAGAGATCAAAAAACGGGTAACTGAACTGGAAAAAGAAGGAATACTACTGCGCAACAAACGCGGCGATGAGATCTATTCCACCCGCAAACGCCCGCACCGCGATGTGTCCCTGCGCGGAGCCGGATCAACCATGCACATCGAGGACTCCGCCAATGGAACCACCATCGGCACCATTGATGAAGTCCGGGCCTATTCCGAAGCACACGAGGGTGCGGTATACATCCATCGCGGCTCCACCTACTGCATTAAAGAGCTGGACCTCGGAGCCAAAAAAATCAAGGCCGCCAAGGAACGTGTAGGTTACTACACCCGGGCACGTAAGAATAAATCAACGGAAATCCTTGAAGTCTATTCCCAGAAAAAAGTCTTCGGAATTGTCATGCGTTTCGGAAGACTGCGGGTAACGGAACAGGTCACCGGATATGAAAAGCGGGCTGTAAAAGGTGGAAAATTGCTTGGGATAGTGCCGTTGGATATGCCTCCGGTAGTATTTGAAACCCAAGGTTTGTGGATGGAAATTTCACCTGAGATCAAACGCAGGGCCGAAGAGGATTTCATTCATTTCATGGGCGGTATCCACGCGGTGGAGCATGCAGCAATCGGCATCACTCCCTTGCTGGTACTCACTGACCGCAATGATCTGGGCGGAATTTCCACGCCCATGCACGAGCAGGTCGATGGTCCGGCAGTCTTTATCTACGACGGCATTCCCGGCGGCGCAGGACTGACCATGCAGGCTTTTGAACAGGCTGAAGAACTACTTGAACGCACCTTACAGGTCATCGTAGACTGTGAATGCGAGTTGGGCTGCCCTACGTGTGTACACTCTCCCAAATGCGGTTCAGGCAATCGGCCCATCGACAAGGCTGCGGCCATCTACGTACTGGAAAACATGGTTAACGGACAACCACCGGAAAAAATAGAGGATTTATCTATGGTACTGGTTCCTTTCGGCGAAGATGTAAAAAAGGAAGAAAGCTCCAAAGAGCCCAAAAGCTTTGGCGTGCTTGATGTGGAAACCCGCCGCTCAGCGCAGGATGTAGGCGGCTGGCACAAGGCCGAGCGCATGGGTATATCCATTGCCGTGCTCTACGATTCCACTGAAGATAAATATTTCGAATATGAAGAAGACCAAATCCCGGAAATGATGGAGCGTGTCCAGAAACTGGATCTGATCATAGGCTTCAACATTGAACGCTTCGACTACAAGGTCCTTTCCGGCATCCATCCCTTCAACTATAAAGGATTACCCACGCTGGACCTGCTGCTCAAGGTCTATGAACGGCTGGGATACCGCCTGAAGCTCGATAACATTGCCCAGGCGACTCTTGATGCCGCAAAAAGCGCGGACGGCTTACAGGCCCTGGAATGGTGGAAAGAAGGCCGTCTGGACCTTATCACCGAATACTGCAAGCAGGATGTAGCTGTAACCCGTGATGTCTACCTGTTTGGCAAAGAGAACGGATACGTGCTATTTACTAATAAAGAGAAGAAAAAAGTGAGATTACCAGTGAGTTGGTAG